The genomic window ATCCTCTACTTTCGGGTTGACAGTGATTGTCCACATGCTGCCCCACTTCATCTCGCGGGTCAAGGTATTGACCTCGGCATTCGTTCCATCTGCCTTCTTGGTAAACTGGAAAGTCGCCGTCACGTTCTCCCCGGCCTCGGCCAGCTTCACGTAAAGAGGATCCGTATCCCCCTTCGGCCAGATGATCGAACCGTTCTCACCTGCCGCTTGGGTAGAGAAATGAACGGCGTAATCAGAGAAATAAGTAGCCATCGTATCGCCAAATTTCACGACCAGCTTTCCGCAGGCCGGCTTACAAGCCACATTTACAGCCGCTACCTTATCGCTATTCACGTCGAATCGGCTAGAGCCATACATATAGATACCGTTACGGGTGGAGGCATTCACGTTAAACTCTTCCCCATCAGAAGCTACTACCGTGTAAGAGCCGTTGCTCAACTCGATCAAACCTGTGGGCCTTTCCGAGTATTTCCACTCACAGCCCGATACCACATGGCCTTGCGCATCCAAGATTTTCACCTTGTAATCCGCAAGGGGACGATCCGTCAGGTATGTACTCTCATCGACAGCTTTTGTCTTCGTATCAAAGACCGTCTCGGCGGCAAGGTCTAGTATTACCGCACCTTTTCCGCCCATAGCCTGCGAGCCTCCCTCCTCGGAGGAGCAAGCGCTCAACATTAGGCCTCCCGCCAAGGCACAGACCATTTTTACTAATAAAGTCCTCAATTTTCTCATGCAAAAATTTATTGATTTCTGTTTTTTTAATTTACCTAATAAAAAGTGTACAAAAGAACGACTTCGTTAGGAATCTCACAAGGTCAATTTTTATTATTACCTATTCTTTTTTTTAGATTCCATTTTATACAACAACAAGAACAGAGCGTCTTACGATTATCTTCTATCCTGTTTTTATTCTTCATTATTCTATTTATTAGATTGAGTCCAAATAAAAATATCCTCAAAAAAACGTATATTTGCCATCAAAATTACGTAAGAATATGGAAAATGACATCCCTAAAATAGACCTGCCACAAGATTGGGTAATAGGAAAACTCTCGGAGAAAGACATTGGATTGCTGAATTTATACGCTAATTATCCTTGTCGACTAAAAGCGGGAATATTCGTGTTATGCCTAAGGGGAGAAGTGGAAGCATCTATAAATCTGACGCAATTTAAAGTAGAGGCCGGGAGTTTTATTACGATTCTGCCGGGTACGATTTTCCAGATTCATAGAATGGATAGAGATCTGCAAATTTATTTCATGGGATTCTCGTCTGATTTCATCAATCAAGCGAATATCAATA from Parabacteroides distasonis ATCC 8503 includes these protein-coding regions:
- a CDS encoding DUF4493 domain-containing protein, which encodes MRKLRTLLVKMVCALAGGLMLSACSSEEGGSQAMGGKGAVILDLAAETVFDTKTKAVDESTYLTDRPLADYKVKILDAQGHVVSGCEWKYSERPTGLIELSNGSYTVVASDGEEFNVNASTRNGIYMYGSSRFDVNSDKVAAVNVACKPACGKLVVKFGDTMATYFSDYAVHFSTQAAGENGSIIWPKGDTDPLYVKLAEAGENVTATFQFTKKADGTNAEVNTLTREMKWGSMWTITVNPKVEDTTGKVGITITFDDSTNDKPIDIEIPSDWL